The genomic stretch ATAATGTCTAAATCTATATTGTCTAAAGGAACTTTTCTTCTTAAAAGAGAATTCATTCGAAGTAATAATTCTTCAAACTGAAAAGGCTTAACCAAATAATCATCTGCCAATCTGGTAAACGCATCTTTTTTGTCTGAAATGTCTCCATAAGCCGAAATAATAATGATCGGTGTATTTTTATCGAAAGAGCGAATGGTTTGGCAGACATCTAGCCCGTTTACTTTTGGAACATTAATATCTAAAAGATACAAATCGTAGCTGCTGCTCTTTATTTGACGAAGAAAAGTTTCGCCATCGTAAATTCTATCACAGGTAAAATGATTTGATTCTAAAAACTTACTCAATTCTGCCGATAGAATAAGGTCGTCTTCCAATAAGAGAATATTCATCAATAATATATTTATAACGAATTTAATGAAAATTTCAAGACGATTTGTTGGAATTGATTTGATGGAACCTTTAAATCTAATGCTCAGATTTCATAAAGACTTCTTTCTAAAGTCTTTTAAACCTTATATTATGATTGATTAAAATAATATTAAACTTTAATTTTGAAAGTGATGTTTATTTAAAATGACATTAAGAAAGTTTACGCCATAAAAAAATCCCGAAGAAATCGGGATGAAAAGTGAGCCAACTACGGGACTTGAACCCGTGACCTCTTCCTTACCAAGGAAGCACTCTACCGCTGAGCTAAGTCGGCCTAAACAAAAAAATCACACTATAGAGTATGATTTTTTTTGAGCGGAAGACGAGGGTCGAACTCGCGACATTCAGCTTGGAAGGCTGACGCTCTACCAACTGAGCTACTTCCGCAATTTTGTTTCCAAAACTATTGGTAAACGCTGTGCAAACTTAAGGAAAACCCTTTAAAAATGCAAGTTTTTTTTAATATAAAATGTGGGGAGAGCAGGATTCGAACCTACGAAGCCGAAGCAACTGAGTTACAGTCAGTCCCATTTAGCCACTCTGGAATCTCCCCAGATATTTTATATTAAATTGAGCCTCCAGAGGGACTCGAACCCACGACCTGCTGATTACAAATCAGCTGCTCTAGCCAACTGAGCTATGGAGGCAATTTAATAAAAACTGAAAGCTTTCAGAGAAACTCTACTCTGTGCTGCATCAGCAGTTAAAAAAAATCACGCCTAATGCGGTGTGAAATTTGAGCGAAAGACGAGGGTCGAACTCGCGACATTCAGCTTGGAAGGCTGACGCTCTACCAACTGAGCTACTTTCGCAATTTTGTTTCCAAAACTATTGGTTAACGGTCTGCAAATCTAGAAAAATTCTTTTAAACCTGCAAGACTTTTTTTTAATATAAAATGTGGGGAGAGCAGGATTCGAACCTACGAAGCCGAAGCAACTGAGTTACAGTCAGTCCCATTTAGCCACTCTGGAATCTCCCCAGATATTTTATATTAAATTGAGCCTCCAGAGGGACTCGAACCCACGACCTGCTGATTACAAATCAGCTGCTCTAGCCAACTGAGCTATGGAGGCAAAATTAAAAAGATTTCAAAAGATCGATGTTCCTTTTTGCGAGTGCAAATATAGAACAGATTTTTTGAAATCTCAAACTTTTTATTAAAGTTTTTTTACTTTTTTTATTAAGCTAATTCTTTTTTCTTGATTAACAGTTTCTTAGCAGTTTCAACACATAGATCTAAACTTTCTTCAAAGCTTGCAGATGTCTTTTTTACAACGATATCGTCACCTGGAACTACCAAAATCAATTCGGTGGTTTTATTTGCTTTATCTGAATTGTTTTCAACTTTTAGGAAGACTTTGCATTCCTGAAGTTTGTCATAAAACGTACCTAGTTTACTTACTTTCTTGTCTACATGTGACTCTAGTGGTTCGTGTGGAGTTAAGCCGATTGCTTGTACTGAAATCTTCATAATTCTTCTTTTTTAATTGCTCTTGGATGAGACTGATTAAACACTTTTTTCAACTGTTCAATATTGGCATTAGTGTACACTTGTGTGCTTGCAAGACTAGAATGACCCAATATTTTTTTAACTTTTGATATCTCTGCCCCATTGTCTAAAACATGCGTCGCGAAGCTGTGTCTTAAAATATGAGGACTTCTTTTTTGCTTAGAAGTAACAAGACTAAGGTACTTATTAACTACTACATAGACAAATTTTTCCGTTAGTTTTTTTCCCTTTTTATTGATAAAAAAATAAGATTTAAATTCCTCTTGTGGTTTCCGTATCTTAAGATAGTCTTTAAGCAAAGAACTCAAACTTTCAGAAATGGGTATATATCTTTCTTTATTACCTTTTCCTACGATTTTCAGTTGGTTTTCTTCTAAGTTTACACTTTCAAATATTAAGCCACAAAGTTCAGATTTTCGAATTCCTGTCTGATATAGAATTTCGACAATAGATTTCTCAAGCAAATCTTCGACTTCAGAAAAAATTTCATTTTGCAAAACTCCCATTTCATCCTGCGAGAGCGGAATTTGTTTTTCAGGATAAAATTTTAGTGATGATACCGTTTCGACCGGAGAAACTTTAATTTCACCCAGTTTTAGAAGAAATAAATAAAAACTACGAAGCGTAGAAAGCTTCCGGTTAACCGTTCTCTTTGAGATCCCGTTTTCACTCAGTTCAACGATAAAATTTCTGATTACTTTTTTATCAGCATTCAGAAGATTCTCGGAAGATTCGGTTTTAAGATAAAAAGAATAAAAATCGTCAAGATCACGACGATAACTTGTAATGGTATGAGGCGAATACCTCTTTTCGAACTGCAAATAATCCAAAAATTTATCTCGCATTGTTGTAAAGTATAAAACGAAAAAATCACTTCTCAAATATAACTATTTAAGAAGTGATTTAGTATGTGTTTAAGAAAATTTCTTAAGCTTGCTCTTCCTTGCTTAATCCTCTTTGCTTATAAGCCGCTTTTAATCTAGCTTGTCTAAGAGTTACAGAAGGCTTGATAAACGCTTGTCTAGATCTTAATTGACGAACTGTACCCGTTTTATCAAATTTTCTTTTATATTTTTTAAGTGCTCTGTCGATAGACTCTCCGTCTTTTACTGGAATTATTAACATATATTACATCTCATTTTGGATTGCAAAACTAAAGGTTTTTTATGAAACTACAAAACTTTAAGATTAAAAAAACAAAAACACCTATTGTATATTATTTATTTCATTTAAAAAATAAGGTGTTTTACACATTTATTAATCTTAATAACTAATAAAAAAATGCAATTTTATTAAAAAAAAGACCTTAATTAACATTATTTATATAAATTTGTAACTAATCCAAACAAAACACAATGATGAATAGCTATTTACTCTATCCTGTCGACTCTTACGGCAATTAAAAAAATCACACCAAAATCACTTTAAAAACTCTTTATTTAACGATATTGAGTTATTGATGGCTTAATAAAAAAACACTCTAAATTTTTTAGATATGATAAAAAAATTACTCTTTTCTTTATTATTGGTTTTCCATATTTCAGTTTTTGCTCAGGAAGACTGTATCTCTGCGATCACCGTTTGTGGAAATTCAAACATCAACTATACTCCTTCAGGAATAGGAAATATTAATGAAACACTTGGCGGATGCCTTTCTTTTGAAAATCATTCCGTATGGTACAAATTTACTATTGCGACAAGCGGAACTTTAACTTTCGATCTTGTACCAACCGGACCTGTTGATTATGACTGGGCACTTTACGGGCCTAATGTTACCTGTTCTAACAGGGGTACACCAATAAGATGTAATGCTTCGGGAAATTTCACCAATACCGGGATGAATACGACCAATACCAACACTTCATCAGGAGCCGGAAATACCAATCCTTACTGTAAATACATGGATGTTGTCGCTGGCCAAACCTATTATTTATATATTGACAACTGGTCATCAACTGTATTTACTTTTAATTTAACATGGGGAGGAACAGCAACGTTTGTATCTCCTTTTACTAATGTCACAACTGCTCCGAATCCCTTTATTCCACCAGGAACGGCAGGACCAAACGCAAACTCACCAAGAGAAATTGGAATTTGTGGAAATACCGCAACTTTTAACTTTAGTACTCTATCTGCAGGAATTTTAAATGGAAATCCCAATTTCACAGTAAATTATTATAATACCGCAAACAATGCTGCAACAGGAACAAATCCTATAACCACCCCAACCACAGTAAATACAACAGCAACTTATTACTACAGTATTAGTTATCAAGATCCTAACAACCCAACAAGTACAGCAAGCTCCTGCAAACAAACCAATGCTGTTGTTTTTAAAGACAAGAGTTTAACCGCTTCAATATCCTCACCCACAACAAAACTTTGTCCGGCAGGAAGTATTGTTCTAACCTCTAACAATGCTACAGGAAACACATGGTCAACAGGAGAAACTACACCATCCATCACAGTAACAACTCCCGGTACTTACACTTTAACAAGCACAAATGGAATCTGCACTAGCCCACAAGCTTCAATAATTATCACTCAAGACACCGACGCAAATCCGCAGATTACCGGTAATTTAACTTTATGTGATGCAAGCTCCACTACTCTTACTGCTACATCAACCGGCACAGGAAATACATATCTATGGTCAACGGGAGCCACAACAGCTGCCATCAACGTGACAGCTCCAGGAACTTACACCGTAACTGTAAAAACTTTAGCAAATTGCCAATACACGAAATCTGCAACGGTTACACAAGGCGTTGTTCCAATAGCTCAAAATGCAACATTAGCAAGTTGTTCCAATACAACCACTGCGGTTTTTAATTTAACTACTGCAGAACCAAATATCAGTACAACTCCAGGAGTAACGTTCGACTATTATGTAAATCAGGCAGATGCTATTGCCGGAAATACAAGCACAATAGCTACCCCAACAACTTTTACTTCAGGAAATGCTACAATTTATGTGAGAGTAAAATCGACAACGTGTGCAAAAGTCATTACACTGCAATTAAATGTTACCCAACTTTCTGCTCCGACAATTACAAGCTCATCTTCCACAATATGCTTTGGAGGAAATGTAACATTAACGTCCAGCGCAGT from Chryseobacterium indoltheticum encodes the following:
- a CDS encoding response regulator transcription factor, with translation MNILLLEDDLILSAELSKFLESNHFTCDRIYDGETFLRQIKSSSYDLYLLDINVPKVNGLDVCQTIRSFDKNTPIIIISAYGDISDKKDAFTRLADDYLVKPFQFEELLLRMNSLLRRKVPLDNIDLDIIRIDDLIINKTEQKVFRAGNEIALTLKEFQLLVYLAEAQGRTVSKQQITENVWEHNFNTNTNTVEVYINFLRKKIDKEYKVKLIHTRSGFGYYLNPL
- a CDS encoding HPF/RaiA family ribosome-associated protein, with the protein product MKISVQAIGLTPHEPLESHVDKKVSKLGTFYDKLQECKVFLKVENNSDKANKTTELILVVPGDDIVVKKTSASFEESLDLCVETAKKLLIKKKELA
- a CDS encoding tyrosine-type recombinase/integrase; translation: MRDKFLDYLQFEKRYSPHTITSYRRDLDDFYSFYLKTESSENLLNADKKVIRNFIVELSENGISKRTVNRKLSTLRSFYLFLLKLGEIKVSPVETVSSLKFYPEKQIPLSQDEMGVLQNEIFSEVEDLLEKSIVEILYQTGIRKSELCGLIFESVNLEENQLKIVGKGNKERYIPISESLSSLLKDYLKIRKPQEEFKSYFFINKKGKKLTEKFVYVVVNKYLSLVTSKQKRSPHILRHSFATHVLDNGAEISKVKKILGHSSLASTQVYTNANIEQLKKVFNQSHPRAIKKEEL
- the rpsU gene encoding 30S ribosomal protein S21, whose protein sequence is MLIIPVKDGESIDRALKKYKRKFDKTGTVRQLRSRQAFIKPSVTLRQARLKAAYKQRGLSKEEQA